Proteins from a single region of Undibacterium sp. KW1:
- a CDS encoding glutamine--tRNA ligase/YqeY domain fusion protein, producing MSKDIKNNDNATTAPVSNFLRAIIDNDQAAGKYARDGLPTVITRFPPEPNGYLHIGHAKSICLNFGLARDYAGRCHLRFDDTNPEKEDQEYVDTIMDSVKWLGFDWNNKGEEHLHYASDYFDRLYEIAEYLIGAGHAYVDSQSAADMVTNRGDFGRPGVNSPFRNRSVEESLDLLRRMKAGEFKDGEHILRAKIDMASPNMNLRDPAIYRIRHAHHHRTGDKWCIYPMYDYTHPLSDAIENITHSICTLEFQDHRPFYDWIIERAAEGGFFKKPVPQQYEFARLNLTYVVTSKRKLRQLVEQNIVTGWDDPRMPTIVGIRRRGYTPESLQLFCERIGVTRSDGWIDYSTLEGCLREDLDPKAPRATAVLRPLKLIIDNFPEGENIACTAPIHPHHPELGNREFTIGKELWIEQEDFMEEPVKGYFRLFPGNKVRLRYGYVVECTGCDKDENGNVIAVHCNYFADSKSGTEGSANYKVKGNLHWVNAADALEAEVRLYDRLFTDANPDAGGKDFMALLNPDALEVVRAYVEPGLATITPDTRLQFERHGYFVADRVDSVVGKPVFNRVTTLKDSFK from the coding sequence ATGAGCAAAGATATAAAAAATAACGATAATGCAACAACTGCACCAGTGTCCAACTTCCTGCGCGCCATCATCGACAATGACCAGGCTGCTGGCAAATACGCCCGTGACGGCCTGCCCACAGTCATCACCCGCTTCCCGCCTGAACCGAATGGTTACCTGCACATCGGTCATGCAAAATCGATTTGCCTGAACTTTGGCCTGGCACGCGATTACGCTGGCCGTTGCCACCTGCGCTTTGATGACACCAATCCTGAGAAAGAAGACCAGGAATATGTCGATACCATCATGGACAGCGTCAAATGGCTTGGCTTTGACTGGAACAACAAGGGTGAAGAACACCTGCACTATGCGAGCGATTATTTTGACCGTCTGTATGAAATCGCTGAATACCTGATCGGTGCTGGCCATGCCTATGTCGATAGCCAAAGCGCTGCCGACATGGTCACCAACCGTGGTGACTTTGGCCGCCCCGGTGTCAACTCACCTTTCCGTAATCGCTCTGTAGAAGAGTCACTGGACTTGCTGCGCCGCATGAAAGCGGGTGAATTCAAGGATGGCGAACACATCCTGCGCGCAAAAATCGACATGGCATCGCCGAACATGAATTTGCGCGACCCCGCCATCTACCGCATACGCCACGCCCATCATCACCGTACCGGTGACAAATGGTGCATCTACCCTATGTATGACTACACGCATCCGCTGTCTGATGCGATAGAAAACATCACGCATTCGATTTGCACGCTGGAATTCCAGGATCACCGCCCTTTCTATGACTGGATCATAGAACGCGCCGCCGAAGGTGGTTTCTTCAAAAAACCAGTGCCACAACAATATGAATTCGCCCGCCTGAACCTGACCTATGTCGTCACCAGCAAACGCAAACTGCGCCAACTGGTAGAACAAAACATCGTCACCGGCTGGGACGACCCGCGCATGCCTACCATCGTTGGCATACGCCGCCGTGGCTACACACCAGAATCCCTGCAACTGTTCTGCGAGCGCATAGGCGTAACCCGCTCTGACGGCTGGATAGACTACAGCACGCTGGAAGGCTGCCTGCGCGAAGACCTGGACCCAAAAGCACCACGCGCCACTGCCGTATTGCGCCCGCTAAAGCTCATTATCGACAACTTCCCGGAAGGCGAAAACATCGCCTGTACCGCACCTATCCACCCGCACCACCCAGAACTGGGCAACCGCGAATTCACGATAGGTAAAGAACTGTGGATAGAACAGGAAGACTTCATGGAAGAGCCAGTCAAAGGCTACTTCCGCCTCTTCCCCGGCAACAAGGTACGCCTGCGTTATGGCTATGTGGTCGAATGCACAGGCTGCGACAAGGATGAAAACGGCAATGTCATCGCCGTGCATTGCAACTACTTCGCCGACAGCAAATCCGGCACAGAAGGCAGCGCCAACTACAAAGTCAAAGGCAACCTGCACTGGGTCAATGCAGCAGATGCACTGGAAGCTGAAGTACGCCTGTACGACCGCTTATTCACGGATGCCAACCCTGATGCTGGTGGCAAAGACTTCATGGCCTTGCTGAACCCGGATGCGCTGGAAGTGGTACGCGCTTATGTAGAACCGGGCCTCGCGACAATCACGCCGGATACACGATTGCAGTTTGAACGCCATGGTTATTTTGTGGCGGACCGTGTGGACTCGGTTGTTGGGAAGCCGGTGTTTAATCGGGTGACGACTTTGAAGGATTCGTTCAAGTAA